Proteins encoded by one window of Rutidosis leptorrhynchoides isolate AG116_Rl617_1_P2 chromosome 7, CSIRO_AGI_Rlap_v1, whole genome shotgun sequence:
- the LOC139858838 gene encoding aluminum-activated malate transporter 10-like: protein MFFKKAWALGIDEPRKFFHCLKVGVALMVVSLFYYMRPLYDGVGGSAIWAVMTVVVVFEYTVGGTLYKCLNRICATFLAGFLALGIHWIASQSGHRFEPYIMGISLFILASATTFSRFIPVVKARFDYGCTIFILTYSLVSVSGYRVDHLLNVAHERLSTIIIGTCLCIITSMLIFPVWAGVELHLLIPRNMDKLATSLDCCVADYFGHDDEESKEGLKGYKCVLNSKASEESMANFARWEPAHGQFNFCHPWKNYLNIGASSRSCAYCIETLTSCLDSKNQVEKSIKNHLDSACMNLSTSSSNVIRELATSVYTMTRSSKIDIAIQDMKNAVIVLQNDLKSLPDLLIQTQYDKEKKEADSSEIIVMPLMEVIPVVSFASLLIETASRIELNLVKAVEELAESAEFKQPEDEIKANHNKTTETIVPNEENTIALQRV from the exons ATGTTTTTTAAGAAAGCATGGGCTTTAGGGATAGATGAACCAAGAAAATTCTTCCATTGTCTTAAAGTTGGCGTAGCTTTAATGGTCGTATCGTTGTTTTACTACATGAGACCTTTGTATGATGGCGTCGGTGGTAGTGCCATTTGGGCTGTTATGACTGTTGTGGTCGTTTTTGAATATACCGTTG GTGGGACTTTGTACAAGTGTTTGAATAGAATTTGTGCTACTTTTCTTGCTGGATTTCTTGCACTTGGGATTCATTGGATTGCTAGCCAATCGGGCCATCGGTTCGAGCCGTATATAATGGGAATTTCTTTATTTATATTAG CTTCTGCAACAACATTTTCAAGATTTATCCCAGTGGTGAAAGCTAGATTTGACTATGGTTGCACCATCTTCATTCTTACATACAGTCTGGTCTCAGTCTCAGGGTATCGTGTTGACCATCTGCTAAACGTAGCTCACGAAAGACTATCAACCATAATCATAGGGACTTGTTTGTGCATTATCACTAGCATGCTTATTTTTCCTGTTTGGGCTGGCGTGGAGCTACACCTTTTAATCCCTCGTAACATGGATAAGCTTGCAACATCACTAGATT GTTGTGTAGCGGATTATTTTGGTCATGACGACGAAGAATCTAAGGAAGGATTAAAAGGTTATAAATGTGTGTTGAACTCAAAAGCGTCAGAGGAATCCATGGCCAATTTTGCTAGATGGGAGCCAGCACATGGCCAATTCAATTTCTGCCATCCATGGAAGAATTATCTTAATATAGGTGCATCATCGCGCAGTTGTGCTTATTGCATTGAAACACTCACTAGTTGCTTGGACTCTAAGAATCAG GTTGAGAAATCAATAAAGAACCATCTCGATTCAGCGTGCATGAATTTAAGCACAAGCTCATCGAATGTTATAAGAGAACTAGCAACAAGTGTATATACAATGACAAGATCTTCAAAGATTGATATAGCGATCCAAGATATGAAGAATGCTGTTATAGTACTACAAAATGACTTAAAATCCCTTCCGGATTTGTTGATCCAAACACAATATGACAAGGAGAAAAAGGAGGCGGATTCAAGTGAAATAATCGTAATGCCTTTGATGGAAGTGATCCCAGTTGTAAGTTTTGCATCTTTACTGATTGAAACCGCTTCAAGAATAGAACTAAACTTGGTGAAAGCGGTAGAAGAGTTGGCGGAATCGGCTGAATTTAAGCAACCAGAAGATGAAATAAAGGCTAATCACAATAAGACTACCGAAACGATTGTACCTAACGAAGAAAATACGATTGCCCTTCAACGAGTATAA